A region of Granulibacter bethesdensis DNA encodes the following proteins:
- a CDS encoding paraquat-inducible protein A, whose protein sequence is MVHADQQDSQPDGASDAARSRTASSIVVHRHALECPGCGAFYRQPPRSQLEVHCTRCHTVLRRTTRSPERDTVALAGTGLALFILVGLMPYIIFDMRGRENVGTMLGGALAFWEYGLWGLGLIVMFTTLIAPFLRLFGLLAAITAPRMRKAPRELYILLRVAQWVRPWSMIEVFMLGMLVAYSRLEALAHVQFGVALYALGGLMLVMAAMDWALDPRDAWNKLEARGLVADPVLMGEARRSAATRRFDARNAVSCHGCGLVVEGADHGASCPRCGSFLHRRKPDSLTRTIALVAAAALLYIPANIYPVMIITSLGDTSPHTIVGGVKELIEADMWPLAALVFFASVMVPVLKVIGLVWMILRVRKPSMEGVKARTRIFHVIEMIGRWSMIDVFVVTILIALVHMGFIATIQPGPGALAFAGVVIITMLAAETFDPRLMWDAAIDRQRNTRRSRDQAFDEVPDRVRLASSSRVSVQGGLSR, encoded by the coding sequence ATGGTTCATGCCGATCAGCAAGACTCGCAGCCTGACGGAGCGTCAGACGCTGCCCGTTCCCGGACTGCCTCTTCCATCGTGGTGCACCGTCATGCGCTGGAATGCCCCGGCTGTGGCGCGTTTTACCGCCAGCCACCGCGATCGCAGCTGGAAGTGCACTGCACCCGCTGTCACACCGTGCTGCGCCGCACGACACGCTCGCCTGAACGGGATACGGTGGCGCTGGCCGGGACCGGGCTGGCGCTGTTCATTCTGGTTGGTCTGATGCCGTATATTATCTTCGATATGCGGGGCCGGGAAAATGTCGGCACCATGCTGGGTGGTGCACTGGCGTTCTGGGAATATGGTCTGTGGGGGCTGGGGCTGATCGTGATGTTCACCACCCTGATTGCGCCGTTTCTCCGTCTTTTCGGGCTGTTGGCGGCCATTACGGCACCGCGTATGCGCAAGGCCCCGCGGGAGTTGTATATTCTGCTGCGCGTCGCCCAATGGGTCCGGCCATGGTCGATGATCGAGGTTTTCATGCTCGGCATGCTGGTCGCCTATTCCCGTCTGGAGGCGCTGGCGCATGTGCAGTTCGGGGTGGCTCTGTACGCTCTGGGCGGCCTGATGCTGGTGATGGCGGCGATGGATTGGGCGCTTGATCCCCGTGATGCCTGGAACAAGCTGGAAGCGCGTGGCCTTGTCGCTGATCCTGTACTGATGGGGGAGGCCCGCCGCAGCGCTGCCACAAGACGCTTTGACGCGCGGAACGCCGTCAGCTGCCATGGTTGCGGGCTGGTGGTGGAGGGGGCGGATCATGGGGCCTCCTGCCCACGCTGCGGCAGTTTTCTGCATCGCCGGAAACCTGACAGTCTTACCAGAACGATCGCGTTGGTGGCGGCCGCGGCGCTTTTATATATCCCGGCCAATATCTATCCGGTGATGATCATCACTTCATTGGGCGATACCTCTCCTCACACGATTGTCGGTGGCGTGAAGGAGCTGATCGAGGCAGATATGTGGCCGCTGGCGGCGCTGGTGTTTTTTGCCAGCGTCATGGTGCCGGTGCTGAAAGTAATCGGGCTGGTCTGGATGATCCTGCGGGTGCGCAAACCCAGTATGGAGGGGGTAAAAGCACGTACCAGGATTTTTCACGTGATCGAAATGATTGGCCGCTGGTCGATGATTGATGTCTTTGTAGTGACGATTTTGATCGCACTGGTGCATATGGGATTCATTGCAACTATTCAGCCCGGTCCGGGGGCTTTGGCTTTTGCCGGTGTGGTGATCATAACGATGCTGGCGGCGGAGACTTTCGACCCGCGCCTGATGTGGGATGCAGCGATTGACCGGCAACGGAACACAAGGCGTTCCCGTGATCAGGCTTTTGATGAGGTTCCTGACAGAGTCAGGCTGGCATCATCCTCCCGTGTTTCCGTGCAAGGCGGTCTGTCCCGATGA
- the kdpA gene encoding potassium-transporting ATPase subunit KdpA codes for MSMAGWITIGIFFLCVLALTRPLGGFLVSVLEGRRTFLSPVLGPVERALYRFSGVRPEEEQSWSHYALALLSFKIVCFLAVYAILRLQASLPLNPAGQGSVAPDLAYNTAVSFVTNTNWQSYGGETTMSYLSQMLGLTVQNFVSAAAGIAVAAAIIRGFARRESKVIGNFWVDMVRATLYVLLPLSVVLSLFYVFEGIPQTFSGSVVATTYEGIRQTIALGPVASQEAIKMLGTNGGGFFNVNSAHPFENPDALTNFVEMISIFAIGAGLTNMFGRMVGNERQGWAIFWAMAALFLVGVTAVYWAEAHGNPAFSAFGIDQSLGNMEGKETRFGVAASSLFAAVTTDASCGAVNAMHESFLPLGGMVPLINMMLGEVIIGGVGAGLYGFILFAIIAVFMAGLMVGRTPEYLGKKIEAREIKMTMLAVLCLPLVMLGFTAVAVVVKPGLAALSATGPHGFTEALYAYTSAAANNGSAFAGLTANPYWNITLGIGMMIGRFFVIVPALAIAGSMAAKKIVPPSSGTFPTDTGLFIGLVAGVIIIVGGLTFLPALALGPIVEHLSMLRGTLY; via the coding sequence ATGTCCATGGCGGGATGGATCACAATCGGCATTTTCTTTCTCTGTGTTCTTGCATTGACAAGGCCGCTGGGGGGATTTCTGGTCTCCGTGCTGGAGGGCAGGCGGACTTTTCTGTCGCCCGTTCTCGGGCCGGTGGAGCGGGCATTGTACCGGTTTTCAGGTGTACGGCCGGAAGAGGAACAGTCCTGGTCGCACTATGCCCTGGCGTTGCTCAGCTTTAAAATCGTCTGCTTCTTGGCCGTTTACGCCATTCTCCGTCTGCAGGCCTCCCTGCCGTTGAATCCGGCGGGACAGGGGAGCGTGGCGCCTGATCTGGCTTACAATACTGCTGTCAGTTTCGTCACCAATACAAACTGGCAGAGCTATGGCGGTGAGACGACTATGAGTTATCTCAGCCAGATGCTCGGCCTGACAGTGCAGAATTTTGTATCCGCAGCCGCGGGTATTGCTGTGGCCGCAGCTATCATCAGGGGGTTTGCCCGGCGGGAATCAAAAGTCATCGGCAATTTCTGGGTCGATATGGTGCGCGCAACATTGTATGTGCTGCTGCCGCTTTCTGTCGTGCTCAGCCTGTTTTATGTTTTTGAAGGTATTCCTCAGACATTTTCGGGCAGTGTGGTTGCTACCACCTATGAAGGTATACGTCAGACCATTGCGCTGGGACCGGTTGCCTCGCAGGAAGCCATCAAGATGCTGGGGACCAATGGCGGTGGTTTCTTCAATGTGAATTCTGCCCATCCATTTGAAAATCCTGATGCGCTGACGAATTTCGTTGAGATGATCAGCATTTTTGCCATTGGAGCCGGACTGACCAACATGTTCGGGCGTATGGTTGGCAATGAGCGTCAGGGCTGGGCGATATTCTGGGCCATGGCCGCTCTGTTCCTTGTGGGCGTGACGGCTGTCTACTGGGCCGAAGCGCACGGAAATCCGGCCTTTTCCGCTTTCGGGATCGATCAGTCGCTGGGGAATATGGAGGGCAAGGAAACCCGTTTCGGTGTTGCGGCATCGTCATTGTTTGCCGCTGTCACGACCGATGCGTCCTGCGGTGCCGTCAATGCGATGCATGAGAGTTTTCTGCCGCTGGGTGGTATGGTGCCGCTGATCAACATGATGCTGGGTGAAGTGATCATCGGTGGTGTTGGTGCCGGGCTGTATGGCTTCATCCTGTTCGCCATCATTGCGGTGTTCATGGCGGGTCTCATGGTCGGGCGTACCCCGGAATATCTCGGCAAGAAAATTGAGGCGCGTGAGATCAAGATGACGATGCTGGCAGTGTTGTGTCTGCCGCTTGTGATGCTTGGATTTACGGCTGTTGCAGTGGTGGTCAAACCGGGTCTGGCCGCGTTGTCTGCCACTGGTCCGCATGGCTTTACCGAAGCCCTTTATGCCTACACCTCGGCGGCTGCGAATAACGGAAGTGCCTTTGCAGGTCTGACCGCCAACCCATACTGGAACATCACGCTCGGGATCGGCATGATGATCGGGCGGTTTTTTGTGATCGTGCCCGCTCTGGCCATTGCCGGCTCCATGGCCGCCAAGAAAATCGTTCCCCCTTCATCCGGAACATTTCCGACCGATACCGGCCTGTTCATTGGTCTGGTGGCCGGTGTGATCATCATCGTCGGCGGACTTACTTTCCTGCCAGCTCTCGCTCTGGGGCCGATCGTCGAGCATCTGTCGATGCTCCGCGGCACCTTGTATTGA
- the kdpB gene encoding potassium-transporting ATPase subunit KdpB, giving the protein MTFLSSNAPAASERVHPRSRQLLRGDLILPAIVDSFRKLDPRVMWHNPVMFVVEIVTLLTTVLLIRDILSGERHVGFAVQINLWLWFTLLFANFAEAIAEGRGKAQADSLRRTKTDTMAKRLIADSDGRYSATGMYQGAAAPELKVGDVVLVEAGDFIPSDGEVIEGIASVDESAITGESAPVIRESGGDRSAVTGGTRVLSDWIIVRITSAQGETFLDRMISLVEGAQRQKTPNEIALTILLAGMTLIFILAVATIPSFAAYAGGHISVFILVALFVTLIPTTIGGLLSSIGIAGMDRLIRFNVLAMSGRAVEAAGDVDTLLLDKTGTITIGDRQAAAFIPVPGVTEEELADAAQLASLADETPEGRSIVVLAKEKFALRGREMQTLEARFVPFTAQTRMSGVDIGGRSIRKGAVDSVLEAATSDSSRQAVRDSADEIARSGGTPLAVIDSGRLLGVIHLKDVVKGGIRERFAELRSMGIRTVMITGDNPLTAAAIAAESGVDDFLAQATPEAKLALIRKEQAAGKLVAMCGDGTNDAPALAQADVGVAMNTGTVAAREAGNMVDLDSDPTKLIEIVGIGKQLLMTRGALTTFSIANDVAKYFAIIPAMFIGFYPQLGALNVMHLGTPESAVLSAVIFNALIIVALIPLALKGVRYRPVGAASLLRRNLLVYGLGGMVVPFIGIKLIDMIVVSLGLA; this is encoded by the coding sequence ATGACCTTTCTATCATCCAATGCGCCCGCCGCATCGGAGCGGGTCCATCCGCGCAGCAGACAGCTTCTGCGGGGTGATCTGATACTGCCTGCTATTGTCGACAGCTTTCGCAAGCTTGATCCGCGTGTGATGTGGCACAACCCCGTCATGTTTGTGGTCGAGATTGTCACGCTGCTGACCACTGTTCTTTTGATCAGGGATATCCTCTCCGGCGAAAGGCATGTCGGTTTTGCGGTTCAGATCAATCTCTGGCTCTGGTTTACACTGCTCTTTGCCAATTTTGCTGAAGCTATTGCCGAAGGACGTGGCAAGGCCCAGGCAGACAGTTTGCGTCGTACCAAAACGGATACAATGGCGAAACGCCTGATTGCCGATAGTGACGGACGTTATTCCGCCACTGGCATGTATCAGGGTGCTGCCGCGCCTGAACTGAAAGTCGGGGATGTCGTGCTGGTCGAGGCAGGGGATTTCATCCCCAGTGATGGTGAGGTGATCGAAGGCATTGCCTCGGTCGATGAGTCCGCCATCACCGGTGAATCGGCGCCTGTTATTCGTGAAAGCGGTGGTGATCGTTCCGCGGTGACGGGTGGCACGCGGGTTTTGTCGGACTGGATCATCGTCCGCATTACCTCGGCGCAGGGGGAGACGTTTCTGGATCGCATGATCTCTCTGGTGGAAGGAGCGCAACGTCAGAAAACGCCAAATGAAATTGCGTTGACCATTCTGCTGGCGGGCATGACCCTGATTTTTATTCTGGCTGTTGCGACCATCCCGAGCTTTGCCGCTTATGCAGGCGGCCATATTTCGGTGTTCATTCTGGTGGCATTGTTTGTCACATTGATTCCGACCACCATCGGTGGATTGCTATCCTCCATCGGCATAGCCGGTATGGATCGGCTGATCCGCTTCAATGTGCTGGCCATGTCCGGTCGTGCCGTGGAGGCCGCCGGAGATGTTGATACGCTGCTGCTGGACAAGACCGGTACAATCACCATCGGGGATCGTCAGGCGGCGGCGTTCATTCCGGTTCCCGGTGTGACGGAAGAAGAACTGGCCGATGCGGCGCAGTTGGCTTCTCTGGCCGATGAAACGCCGGAGGGCCGATCCATCGTTGTTCTCGCCAAGGAAAAATTCGCGCTGCGCGGACGGGAGATGCAAACACTGGAGGCCCGTTTTGTGCCGTTCACGGCGCAGACGCGGATGAGCGGGGTCGATATCGGTGGCCGCAGCATCCGCAAGGGGGCGGTTGACAGTGTGCTGGAGGCGGCGACCTCTGATTCATCACGCCAGGCCGTGCGGGACAGCGCCGATGAGATTGCCCGTTCAGGTGGCACGCCGCTGGCGGTGATCGATAGTGGCCGTCTGCTGGGCGTAATCCACCTGAAGGATGTTGTGAAAGGCGGTATTCGCGAACGTTTTGCGGAATTGCGCAGTATGGGCATCCGCACAGTGATGATCACCGGAGATAATCCTCTGACCGCTGCTGCCATTGCGGCAGAGAGCGGTGTGGATGATTTTCTGGCCCAGGCGACACCGGAAGCCAAGCTGGCCCTGATCCGCAAGGAACAGGCGGCAGGCAAGCTGGTGGCCATGTGCGGGGACGGTACCAATGATGCCCCTGCGCTGGCTCAGGCGGATGTCGGCGTGGCCATGAACACGGGCACTGTGGCGGCGCGTGAGGCCGGCAATATGGTTGATCTGGACAGCGATCCAACCAAGTTGATCGAAATCGTCGGAATTGGCAAACAGCTTCTGATGACACGCGGCGCCTTGACGACGTTTTCCATCGCCAATGACGTCGCCAAGTATTTTGCCATTATCCCCGCCATGTTCATCGGCTTTTACCCGCAGCTTGGTGCATTGAACGTGATGCATCTTGGCACTCCGGAAAGTGCGGTTTTGTCAGCAGTGATCTTCAACGCCCTGATTATCGTTGCCCTGATACCGCTGGCCCTGAAAGGCGTTCGTTATCGCCCGGTCGGGGCGGCGTCCTTGCTGCGGCGCAATCTGCTGGTTTACGGGCTGGGTGGAATGGTCGTTCCTTTTATCGGCATCAAGCTGATCGACATGATCGTCGTCAGCCTTGGCCTCGCTTGA
- a CDS encoding response regulator: MSDPCVLIVDDEPAIRRLLRTTLGTQSWRITEAASGAVAMQVLAEQKPDLVLLDLGLPDMDGLEVLRQIRKTAPTLPVVILSARDNERGKVAAFEMGADDYVTKPFGMAELVARLRTALRHSLQTEGTVPVFVSGDLSVDLVRRHVFKGGEEVKLSPREWDILRMLVQHAGKVLTHQHIMSRLWGAQGDVQQLRVYIRQIRQKLEANPEQPRHIVTETGIGYRLIEEDGADR; this comes from the coding sequence ATGAGCGACCCCTGCGTGCTGATCGTGGATGACGAGCCGGCCATTCGTCGTTTGCTGCGCACCACGCTGGGAACACAGTCATGGCGGATCACGGAGGCCGCCAGCGGTGCTGTGGCAATGCAGGTTTTGGCCGAACAAAAACCTGATCTCGTGCTGCTTGATCTCGGTCTGCCGGATATGGATGGGTTGGAAGTGCTGCGGCAGATCAGGAAAACGGCTCCTACTCTGCCGGTGGTGATCCTCTCGGCGCGGGATAACGAACGCGGCAAGGTGGCGGCGTTCGAAATGGGGGCTGATGATTACGTCACCAAGCCGTTCGGCATGGCGGAGCTGGTGGCCCGCCTGCGGACGGCGTTGCGCCATTCCCTGCAAACGGAAGGCACCGTGCCGGTGTTCGTCTCCGGCGATTTATCGGTCGATCTGGTGCGCCGCCATGTTTTCAAGGGTGGGGAGGAGGTCAAACTCTCCCCGCGTGAATGGGATATTCTGCGGATGCTGGTGCAGCATGCCGGAAAAGTGCTGACCCATCAGCATATCATGTCCAGATTATGGGGCGCGCAGGGCGATGTACAGCAACTGCGCGTCTATATCCGGCAGATCAGGCAGAAACTGGAAGCCAACCCCGAACAGCCCCGCCATATCGTGACTGAGACCGGTATCGGCTATCGTTTGATAGAGGAGGATGGTGCGGACCGGTAA
- a CDS encoding sensor histidine kinase KdpD → MQDTRPERPDPDALLRQAEKEGQEGRRGRLKIFLGAAPGVGKTCEMLTTAHHLLSEGVDLVIGVVETHGRAGTAALVEGLEIIPLRSVPYRDRTMTEMDLDAILNRAPQMVLVDELAHGNVPGSRHPKRWMDVEELISAGIDVLTTVNIQHLESLNDIVASITRIRVRETVPDRVLSEADEIELVDLTPNDLLQRMRDGKIYAPQAAGRAMLHYFSPGNLTALRELALRQTAQQVDAQLLDHMKANAISGPWAAGERIMVWLTLQDRDASLLRYGRRLADHLHAPWIVLHVETGRDITEDARARMAGQMHLARSLGAETVTIPGQDEALDALAYARAHNVTQIVAAHPDGHAGRMRWYQRVTRWFSRSMTNRLIRAGGSFPIHIVARSRGDDQDVVTPFAPEPRQAMPYISSTLIIGVATGAAMLLRQILEVGNVSLTFLTAILWVAVAYGLWPSLWASLLGMLCFNFFFLPPLYTLTIAAPENVVAMFFFLTTALIASHLGARVRNQAVVARHRADITQSLYQFSRRLSGIVTLEDLLWTACHQIATALERNAVILMPEGDRLILRASYTPDEQIDADDLAAASWAWKNDRMAGRGSDTLPGVGWLFIPLRTGRGPVAVIGLDAHAEDHLLYPEQQQLLDALGDQTALAIERIGLAKDLDEARLTAETEKLRGALLTSLSHDLRTPLASILGAASSLHDYDALLTDQDRRELLLTIREEAERLNRFVANLLDMIRLEAGALQPKRERVDIAEVAASALSRAARILSDHPVRLDVAPDLPMPLLDDVLLEQVLFNLLDNAAKYTPSGTPISIMIGHGAGVLTIRVLDEGAGLATQDTESVFEKFTRFRSADRSRPGTGLGLAIARGFIEAMGGVIEARNRSDRSGAEFMITFPMEAENR, encoded by the coding sequence ATGCAGGATACCCGCCCGGAACGGCCTGATCCCGATGCCCTGCTGCGTCAGGCGGAAAAAGAAGGGCAGGAAGGTCGTCGCGGGCGGCTGAAGATTTTTCTTGGTGCGGCGCCGGGGGTTGGCAAGACATGTGAGATGCTGACCACCGCGCATCATCTTCTGAGCGAGGGTGTTGATCTCGTCATCGGCGTCGTGGAAACGCATGGCCGTGCCGGTACTGCGGCCTTGGTTGAGGGGTTGGAAATCATTCCCCTCCGCTCCGTTCCATATCGTGACCGCACGATGACCGAGATGGATCTGGATGCAATCCTGAATCGTGCGCCGCAGATGGTGCTGGTGGATGAGCTGGCGCATGGAAACGTACCTGGATCACGTCATCCCAAACGCTGGATGGATGTGGAGGAGCTGATCTCCGCCGGGATCGACGTGCTGACCACTGTCAATATCCAGCATCTGGAAAGTCTCAACGATATTGTTGCCAGCATCACCCGCATCCGTGTGCGGGAAACGGTGCCGGATCGCGTGCTGAGTGAAGCGGATGAGATCGAGCTGGTCGATCTGACACCGAATGATCTGTTACAGCGGATGCGGGATGGTAAAATCTACGCCCCACAGGCGGCCGGCCGGGCGATGCTGCATTATTTCTCGCCCGGCAATCTGACGGCGTTACGGGAGCTGGCCCTGCGGCAGACGGCGCAGCAGGTGGATGCCCAGCTGCTCGATCACATGAAGGCCAATGCCATTTCTGGTCCATGGGCGGCGGGGGAGCGGATCATGGTCTGGCTGACATTGCAGGATCGGGATGCCAGCCTGCTGCGCTATGGCAGGCGGCTGGCCGATCATCTGCATGCGCCATGGATCGTGCTGCATGTCGAGACCGGGCGTGACATCACGGAAGATGCCAGGGCGCGTATGGCAGGCCAGATGCATCTGGCCCGGTCGCTGGGGGCGGAGACCGTCACCATTCCCGGACAGGATGAGGCGCTGGATGCGCTGGCCTATGCCCGGGCACATAATGTGACGCAGATCGTGGCGGCCCACCCGGATGGTCATGCAGGGCGGATGCGCTGGTATCAACGTGTGACGCGCTGGTTCAGCCGTTCGATGACGAACCGCCTGATCAGGGCGGGCGGCAGTTTTCCAATCCATATCGTTGCCCGATCCCGTGGTGATGACCAGGACGTGGTGACACCGTTCGCCCCGGAACCGCGTCAGGCCATGCCCTATATCAGCAGCACGCTGATCATCGGCGTGGCAACCGGGGCTGCCATGCTGCTGCGGCAGATTCTGGAAGTCGGCAATGTATCACTGACATTTCTGACCGCCATTCTGTGGGTGGCGGTGGCGTATGGTTTATGGCCTTCCCTGTGGGCATCCTTGCTGGGGATGCTGTGTTTCAATTTCTTTTTCCTGCCCCCGCTTTACACCTTGACCATTGCCGCGCCGGAGAACGTGGTGGCGATGTTCTTTTTTCTGACCACTGCCCTGATCGCCAGCCATTTAGGGGCAAGGGTCCGTAATCAGGCGGTGGTGGCGCGTCATCGGGCGGATATCACGCAGTCGCTTTATCAGTTCAGCCGTCGTCTGTCGGGTATTGTCACGCTGGAGGATCTGCTGTGGACGGCGTGCCATCAGATTGCCACCGCGCTGGAACGCAATGCCGTGATCCTGATGCCGGAGGGCGACCGGCTGATCCTGCGTGCATCCTATACCCCGGATGAACAGATTGATGCCGATGATCTGGCGGCGGCAAGCTGGGCCTGGAAAAACGATCGTATGGCTGGTCGTGGCTCCGATACCTTGCCGGGCGTGGGCTGGCTGTTCATCCCGCTGCGCACCGGTCGCGGGCCGGTCGCGGTGATCGGTCTGGACGCCCATGCCGAGGACCATCTGTTGTATCCCGAGCAGCAACAGCTTCTGGATGCTCTGGGAGATCAGACGGCGCTGGCGATCGAGCGGATCGGTCTGGCGAAAGATCTGGATGAGGCACGCCTCACTGCGGAGACGGAAAAACTGCGTGGTGCGTTGCTGACCTCGCTCTCGCATGATCTGCGCACGCCGCTGGCTTCCATTTTGGGGGCGGCCTCCAGCCTGCACGATTATGATGCGCTGCTGACGGATCAGGACCGGCGGGAATTGCTGCTGACCATTCGTGAGGAGGCTGAGCGGCTGAATCGCTTTGTGGCGAATCTGCTCGACATGATCCGGCTGGAGGCTGGGGCGTTGCAACCAAAACGGGAGCGGGTGGATATTGCGGAGGTGGCGGCCAGCGCTTTGTCCCGTGCAGCCCGCATCCTGTCGGATCATCCGGTGCGGCTGGACGTCGCGCCCGACCTGCCCATGCCCCTGTTGGATGATGTTTTGCTGGAGCAGGTTCTGTTCAATCTGCTTGATAACGCGGCCAAATACACGCCGTCGGGCACGCCGATCAGCATCATGATCGGGCATGGCGCTGGCGTTCTGACGATTCGGGTGCTGGATGAAGGAGCAGGTCTGGCCACGCAGGATACGGAGAGCGTGTTTGAGAAATTCACGCGCTTCCGTTCGGCTGATCGTTCCCGCCCCGGTACCGGGCTGGGGCTTGCCATTGCGCGGGGTTTCATCGAAGCCATGGGGGGCGTGATCGAGGCCCGCAATCGCAGTGACCGCTCCGGCGCTGAATTCATGATTACCTTTCCAATGGAGGCGGAGAACAGATGA
- a CDS encoding DMT family transporter, protein MLAVILCVLLWSLIGTVSKVTQAQIDFYQMMSWSNLLSLLAVLAVHRLSGRAWRNLLPKRADTSRLRLLMLPALLGILDCFFYLAVYYGYGHANGVAVLVTQSSWPLMIVLLGMAAFGERMSLRRWVGMALGFAALLVTASAAGHAVLPAGSETDASTAGAGFATLCVVLLGAFSFTLFSVLSRFLRLDAFAGTVWVFLFSLVCSLVPLVLFSQLSLPPRSAWPALLLNGVLINGVSYILWIYAMSSAHAARLTALAFAAPALSTIWLVVFLHEPLIPAYLLGLGMALAGGMLCLSGSDAGHA, encoded by the coding sequence TTGCTGGCTGTCATACTGTGTGTCCTGCTGTGGAGCCTGATCGGAACCGTCTCGAAGGTCACGCAGGCGCAGATCGATTTTTATCAGATGATGAGCTGGTCCAACCTGCTGTCATTGCTGGCCGTGCTGGCGGTGCATCGTCTGAGTGGCCGTGCCTGGCGCAATCTGTTGCCGAAACGTGCGGATACCAGCCGGCTCAGGTTGCTGATGCTGCCTGCGCTGCTTGGTATACTCGACTGTTTCTTCTATCTGGCGGTCTATTACGGCTACGGCCATGCTAACGGGGTGGCGGTGCTGGTCACACAATCGAGCTGGCCGCTGATGATCGTCCTGCTCGGCATGGCCGCGTTCGGCGAGCGGATGAGTCTCCGGCGCTGGGTGGGAATGGCGCTGGGTTTTGCGGCTCTGCTGGTCACAGCTTCTGCCGCAGGGCATGCCGTGTTGCCAGCGGGGTCAGAGACGGATGCAAGCACGGCAGGAGCCGGTTTCGCTACACTGTGCGTCGTGCTGTTGGGGGCGTTCAGCTTTACGCTTTTTTCGGTGTTGTCCCGTTTTCTGCGGCTGGATGCGTTTGCCGGCACGGTCTGGGTTTTTCTGTTCTCGCTTGTATGTTCGCTGGTGCCGCTGGTCCTGTTCAGCCAGTTGAGTCTGCCACCCCGCTCGGCATGGCCAGCCTTGCTGCTGAACGGAGTATTGATCAACGGGGTCTCTTACATCCTGTGGATCTACGCGATGTCATCAGCCCATGCTGCCCGGCTGACCGCGTTGGCTTTTGCAGCGCCTGCTTTATCGACGATATGGCTGGTGGTGTTTCTGCATGAGCCGCTGATCCCTGCCTATCTGCTGGGGCTGGGCATGGCGCTGGCTGGTGGCATGCTATGCCTGTCCGGTTCGGATGCGGGGCATGCCTGA
- the arsC gene encoding arsenate reductase (glutaredoxin) (This arsenate reductase requires both glutathione and glutaredoxin to convert arsenate to arsenite, after which the efflux transporter formed by ArsA and ArsB can extrude the arsenite from the cell, providing resistance.), producing the protein MVAKTDDPATATIRGNHPGHNDGEGQAMTVTIYHNPGCGTSRAVLALIEEAGHKPVIIEYMKTPLTRPKLSGLLHRMNGSAQDLLRRKGPAYEQSGLDRPNLSEEEILTAILAEPALLNRPIVDTPLGVKLCRPAETVLAILPPAPVAENTN; encoded by the coding sequence ATGGTTGCAAAGACTGACGATCCTGCCACTGCAACCATCCGGGGCAACCATCCGGGCCACAATGATGGAGAGGGACAGGCGATGACAGTGACGATCTACCACAATCCGGGCTGCGGTACGTCCCGTGCGGTTCTGGCCCTGATCGAGGAAGCAGGACATAAACCGGTCATTATCGAGTATATGAAAACACCGCTGACCCGCCCCAAGCTCAGCGGATTGCTGCATCGTATGAACGGCTCCGCGCAGGATCTGTTGCGTCGCAAAGGGCCGGCCTATGAACAATCCGGCCTCGACCGCCCCAATCTGTCGGAGGAGGAGATTCTGACCGCCATTCTGGCGGAACCCGCCCTGCTCAACCGGCCCATCGTCGATACGCCACTGGGCGTCAAACTCTGCCGCCCTGCCGAAACGGTCCTGGCCATTCTGCCGCCCGCCCCGGTCGCAGAGAACACAAACTGA
- the kdpC gene encoding potassium-transporting ATPase subunit KdpC yields the protein MSIMRHLRPAIMVFLFLSLITGIAYPLAITGLSALIMPGKAGGSLVYDHGKLIGSRLIGQNFTQPGYFHPRLSATMGPDPANAAATISVPYNAAASAASNLGPTSKVLVDRVAASAAALKAENPEAVAAGFSIPVDLVTGSGSGLDPDISPQAAIFQVKRIARVRKLPEDRIVTLVNQMTEQPFLGWLGEPRVNVLQLNMALDTLK from the coding sequence ATGAGCATCATGCGTCACCTTCGTCCCGCGATCATGGTTTTTCTGTTTCTGTCCCTGATCACGGGTATTGCCTATCCGCTGGCTATCACCGGATTATCTGCGCTGATCATGCCCGGAAAAGCGGGGGGCAGTCTGGTTTACGACCATGGGAAACTGATCGGCTCCCGTCTGATCGGCCAGAATTTCACGCAGCCAGGCTATTTTCATCCGCGCCTGTCGGCAACGATGGGGCCTGATCCGGCCAATGCGGCTGCGACGATATCCGTGCCTTATAATGCGGCGGCCTCGGCTGCCTCCAATCTCGGCCCGACCTCGAAAGTGTTGGTCGATCGTGTTGCGGCTTCTGCGGCGGCACTGAAAGCTGAAAATCCTGAGGCGGTGGCGGCAGGTTTTTCCATTCCGGTCGATCTTGTAACAGGTTCCGGCAGCGGATTGGATCCTGATATTTCTCCGCAGGCGGCGATATTTCAGGTGAAGCGCATTGCACGTGTGCGCAAGCTGCCGGAAGATCGCATTGTCACTCTGGTCAATCAGATGACGGAACAGCCTTTTCTGGGTTGGCTGGGGGAGCCGAGGGTCAATGTCCTGCAACTCAACATGGCTCTGGATACGCTGAAATAA